The sequence CCACATGCGCACGGTCATACGGCGCATGGCCGCGCTGGGCTCGAACATGAAGCTGATCACCTGCGGCCTGCTCACCGCCTATCGCGAGATCGTGCGGCTGGAGGGCGTGGCCAAGCTGGAGGGCGGCCTGGTCCGCATCAAGGACCGCCGCCAGCGCCGTCCCGGGCGGCCGATCGAAAGCCCGCTGGTCTTCTACCCCAAATACCTGGCCCATCTGGCCAGCACCGGGATCAGCGCCTACGCGACCTGGTTCCGACTGAAGCGGTTCATGCGCAAGACCGTCAAGGACCCAGCCCGGTTCGCCTATGTCGACGCCGCCATCGCTCCGGTAGGTCAGGAAACCCAGCCCCTACACCTGCTGGACGAGACCCGCGGCGCCGACTTCGTGGCCGCGCGCCAGGCGCGCACGGCGATGGTCACCGAGTTGATGATCAAACACAGGAAGCCGGCGGCGCCGGCGGGCGTCGCCTGAATTAGGGCCGATAGGTCCTGGCCGCGCCCCGCGGCGCCAAAAGGTCGGTCCAGCGCCAGTCGCTGTCGCCCACGGCCAGCCGCACCGGTCCGCCTGCCTCGTTCACCGAGAACAACACCAGCCCGTGCATCTGCCTTGAGCGGCAGGATTCGGGCGCATAGGCGATCTCCCAGATCAGGGCCTGGCGCACGGCTGTCAGGCCCTGGCCTGTGTCGCCGGGCATCCATTTCCACTCGCCGTTCCAGACCATGATCGACTTGCCGGTCAGGCTGGAGACCGCGGTGCGCACCAGGTGGTCGTGGCGCAACACCTCCTGCAGCCGGCCGGCCATGTCGCAGGTCCCCCCGCCCAGTTCCCCGGAATCGGCGCTGGCTGCGCCGGCCAATTGGGCGGCGCTGAGGGTCGGCACGGAGGTGGCGACCGGCGCGTCCTCGGCGGCGATGCGCGCGGCCCGGGCGGCGGCAGGGTCCTCGGCCCGGGCGACGGTGACGTGGCGGGTCAGGGGCTTGACCGGTTCGGGACGATGGCTCGCCTTGACCGGCTTGGGCTTGGCCCGCTCATGGGTCGGCTGAGGCGCTTTGGCCGGCTCGGGCGCGGGGATCGGCGCCGGCGCCAGAGCCCGGCCGTCGATCAGGGCTACGGTAAGGGGCGTCGGTTCGGGCGTCTGAGGCGGCATGCGCGGCGCGATCATCAGCGCCATCAGCACCACAACGTGCCCTACTAGGCTGAACACGACGCCCACGGCGCGCCTGTGGCCGGCCGAGCGCCGACGTGGCGTCGAGCCCTCCCGATCCCATGGCGCCTGGTCCTGTCGGTGCATCAAGTTCCAACCCGGATATCGACCCTGGAATCGCCACTCTCAGCACGTAACCGCGTCTGAAGAATGGCGATGATTCCATGCCAATATAGCTTCATGACTAGCAGCTTTCGCCCGTGTCATGATGACCCGGGACAGTTAACAGCGTCTGTAGTGCAAAGGTTGCATCGAACTTGGCGAATTTTGCGGCGGGCAGGCGACGCTGCCCAAGCAAGACCGAAAGAGCGGTGGCGCTCTCATCGAAACATCTGCGTCAAAGCTCGATTCATCTCGCCGCGCGAACCAGCTCAGCGCTTTCGCCAGGGAAAAGGCCCGGCTGGCGGGTGGGGGATGGGCCAGCCGGGCCAGTCACGCAAAGGCGGCGGGTCGGGGAATGGTCGTCACCGCCACTTGTCGGTACGCATGAGCCGGGTGACCGGATCATCCGCCTTTGAAAAAAACCCAGCGGCGGGCTAGCACCGCGGCATGTCCAAGAGCACGCCTGCGACCCTGGCCCTGACCCGCGCGGGGCTCACCTTCACCCTGCACGCCTATGACTACGACCCGTCCGCCGAGCGTATCGGCCTGCAGGCTGCCGAGGCCCTGGGCGAGCCGCCCTCGCGGGTGCTCAAGACCCTGATGACCAGGGTCGATGGCCGGCCGGTCTGCGTGGTGCTGGCCTCGGACCGCGAAGTGGCGATGAAGAAGCTGGCCGCGGCGGCAGGGGGCAAGAGCGCCGAAATGATGGCCCCGGCGGAGGCCGAGCGCATGACCGGCTATCGCATCGGCGGGGTCAGCCCGTTCGGCCAGAAGCGCAAGGTCCCGACCGTGCTGGACCGGGCGGCGCTGGAACACGCGCAAGTCTACGTTAACGGCGGCCAGAGGGGACTGCAGGCGAGATTGGATCCGGCGCAGATGCGCGATGCGCTCGAGGCGATCGTGGCCGAGATCTCGGCCTGATGGATCGCCGCGGCGACCAACTGGGCGATCATCGGGCGCCGACCCTCGGGCGTTTCGGCAGAGGCGCTATTGCGCTTCTGTTCAGGCTTGTTAATCAATCGAGCGTCCCCACAGCATGGCGCACCTCGACCGATGAAGCCTACGCTGCCGACCGGCCTGATCCGCCATTGTCTCCCGCTTTTCAGCCTGATGGGCCTCCTGGCTCTGGCGGACTGCGCGCCTCCGCCTTCC is a genomic window of Phenylobacterium montanum containing:
- the ybaK gene encoding Cys-tRNA(Pro) deacylase, whose protein sequence is MSKSTPATLALTRAGLTFTLHAYDYDPSAERIGLQAAEALGEPPSRVLKTLMTRVDGRPVCVVLASDREVAMKKLAAAAGGKSAEMMAPAEAERMTGYRIGGVSPFGQKRKVPTVLDRAALEHAQVYVNGGQRGLQARLDPAQMRDALEAIVAEISA